The Cytobacillus firmus genome segment AAAAAGGATGGCGCTCATACTAGCATTAAACATATTCATTATCAATTCTCTTCGCGGAAATATTGGTGTCAGGCACCATCAAAATTTTGCATTGATCTCCCTTCATGCAGCATAATTATGGGGTGTAAAAGAAAACTGAGAGTGTATAATTTCTCTGTTTTTCTCCATTTATAAAAATCTACTACTTGATTTGTTTTGATATAATATATTATAATGAAACAATATCCATTATCAGCAACTGAGCCAGCGGACGACCTCTTATTTAGTGAGGATAACCGAAAGGCAGTACGAAGTTATTTGCAAAGAATCCTATTGGGTTCGGATAATAACGCTGATTACAAAAGGATCTCAAGACTGAGGTGTTTTTGTAATGAGCGTTTTTTTGTTTGTCTTTAAAAATTAAAAAGGAGTTGGCAGGATTGCATTACAATATAACTGAGATGAAAGAAATATTAAATATCGCTAATGAAAGAAGTCTTGTAGTAGATATAAGAACTACCTTTGTCGACTTTCGTTTTACGGAAAAGCAGAGGGTGGTATGTGAAACATTCCTGTTTGGACCGACTAAGAACAATGCCATTCAAGCACTCGTGTGTACACCTAAATCATGGATTTTGGTTAAAAACTATCTGAAAAGGGATAGAGAGATGGAACAACAAGTGATATCCCATATCAGTAACCTTATCGAGACAGGAAAGTTAAAAGGGTGGTATATGAGATCGCTGGCGGTAAATGGGTATTTGAAGGGATACCAAGCGAAACTATTGGCCTTTGGGCAATCTAATAAGCTGGAAAGATATATTAAACAGTTTGAAATGGAAAGTAAACTGAAGAAGTAACGCTGTAAAAAGGAAATAATTGAAAAAATAATTAGATATTATAATGTGATTAATAAATAATAAGCCTTAATTCCTTTCGGGGAGTTAAGGCTTTTTCTATTTAAGGAGGAAAAAATATGGGTTATAACAATTCTTCTACGTCAAAGCAATTGGAACTACTAGAAGGAGGAGTAGAATTGAAGAAACAGTCTGCAAAGCGAATAAACATTGTTAGTTTGAAATTAGTGAAAGAATCAAGCCTATTGTACAGGGAAAGAAGCATCGGGTCGCCTGAAGACGGATATAAATTGATGAAGCATTTCCTTGGTGACTTGGATCGTGAGGCATTTATAGTCATCAGCCTGGATACAAAAAACCAGCCAGTGTCGATAAACATATGCCATGTCGGCAGTCTAAATGCTAGCATTGTTCATCCAAGGGAGGTGATGAAGTCTGCGATCCTGTCGAATGCTGCATCAATCATGGTAGGGCACAATCATCCAAGTGGTCACAGTGCTCCATCCAGAGAAGACATAGAGGTGACGAAGCGATTGGTCGAAGCTGGAAGGATAGTGGGCATAGACCTTCTTGATCACATCATAGTTGGCGATGACAACTTCGTCTCATTAAAGGAAAAAGGATACATATGAAGGGAAGTGGAAAGGTGGGAGAGCTTGATTGGTTCGTAGAAACGCTACAATGCAATTATAAGGTTAAAGTTGATAGTGAACAGATAAGCTACGAAGGCAATGAACTGTACCTCGATGAAATCGATGAATCCCTAATCCCATCGGAAATGCTTAATGATCTACCTCAATCACTCCTATTTGAAACGATGCTGTACGAAGATGCATCGGGGACTGAGTGGCTAGGAGTAATTGCCTTGCATCCCCGAACTAATGAAGGGTGCCTGCAGGTAATTTTAAAAGATGGGGAACCAGTGCTTAGAAAAAGGAAAGAAAGGCAGAAAGATAATGACTAGATACCACAAAATTATTATGGATGGAGAATAGAAATACAGGGGCTACAATGAAGCGACTGGTTATTACGAGGATGAGACTTTGACCGAGGAGGAGCTAATTGAACAGTTGCTGGACGAAGTGGTGGATGAGGTGATAGAAATCGATAGGGGCAAGGTGGAAAGGGCCATATCTTGTATACCAGTCGATTATCAAAGAGACCTGGTGCGAACTTACCTGGATTACCTCGAACGAATTGCGGAGTGTTTAGATTAAACTCACGACATTTCTTCATGAAATCTCACGCCAAAACTAAAATCAATCTAGAACAAACCAGGCAAGCCTATTCTTACCATGTAATCTGGCTAGTTTTATAGACTAAAAACTCACGTCATAATTATATTACTGTCGGGAGTGAACTAGTCTCTTGAAAGGGGGTGAAAATAATGTTGGAGAAAATCATTGTACCTGTAATCGTTTCAGTTGCCACAGAAGTTGTCAAAGAACTAACTAAAAAGTAAAGTTTCAGATTTTAAAACAGAGGGGTGAAAGCTTGTGAAAGTATTTCCATGTTCATGTTGTCAGCAGATATGTACCAGTTTCACCGTGAAAAAGATCATATCCATCATCAAGAAATAAGAGTCATGAATGCCAAAAAAGCGTTCATGGCTCTTTTTCGTTAGGAGCGATACACATGAATGACCTTGTACAAGCTTTTCAACAATGGCTCAATGAAGAAGGACGAGCACCGAAAACAATTGAATCCTACATAGGTGACGTAAAGAGCTACCAACAGTTTCTATATGAGAAGGCGGTTGATGATGCCCAGCCGCTTTCTCGCTTTTCTTTTGTCCGTTATAAGCAATACCTTTTGGAGAGGCTATTGGCGGTGTCTACGATCAATAAAAAGATTAATAGCTTGAAAGTCTATAACGATTTTCTGCTAAAGAAAGCCATCATCCATGAAAGCTTGATTCAATTGAAACGAGATCGGGTCCAAATTGCCTCAGGTAGTGAACATGTGGTCACCGCTTTGTCGGAAGAAGAAGTAGAACGTCTTCTCTTTTACCTTGAGGATCACACAAAAGTTAGGATCCGTAATAAGCTCATGGTTTATATTTTGCTCTACACTGGTGTGAGAGTTTCAGAGTTAGTCAATATTAAACTTGCAGATATAGATATATTGACCGCAATACTGACTGTAAGAGGAAAAGGTGGAAAGGTTCGAGAGATTAGCATGCGTCAAGATGTTCTGCAATTGATAAAACAGTATCAACAAGGTGAACGTATTGATTCCCGTTTCTATGGAAGTGAATATCTGCTTGTTAGCCAACGATCCGAAAAGATGCATCGGGACTCGGTTCGGGATTGGTTAGCTAAAATATCGAATGAAATAGGTATCAAACTCCATCCCCATCTGTTTAGACATACTTTTGCAACAAGGCTGCTTCGAAAGGGAGTGGATCTTACCACCGTTAGTAAGCTAACAGGACATTCCACCATCAACATGACTGCCAAGTTCTTTATTCAAACAACACGACAAGAAAAGCAGAATGCGGTTGATAAATTGTAAATGTCCAAAAAGGCAGAGAGGAATTCGATTTGGTGTAGCGACAGAGTATGATGCAAAGACGGAAACTGGAATCGGCAGTCGTCGCCCCCTGTTCCAGCAACAACTTCTCCCAAATCGCGTGGTTTGAGAAA includes the following:
- a CDS encoding JAB domain-containing protein — its product is MGYNNSSTSKQLELLEGGVELKKQSAKRINIVSLKLVKESSLLYRERSIGSPEDGYKLMKHFLGDLDREAFIVISLDTKNQPVSINICHVGSLNASIVHPREVMKSAILSNAASIMVGHNHPSGHSAPSREDIEVTKRLVEAGRIVGIDLLDHIIVGDDNFVSLKEKGYI
- a CDS encoding tyrosine-type recombinase/integrase; this encodes MNDLVQAFQQWLNEEGRAPKTIESYIGDVKSYQQFLYEKAVDDAQPLSRFSFVRYKQYLLERLLAVSTINKKINSLKVYNDFLLKKAIIHESLIQLKRDRVQIASGSEHVVTALSEEEVERLLFYLEDHTKVRIRNKLMVYILLYTGVRVSELVNIKLADIDILTAILTVRGKGGKVREISMRQDVLQLIKQYQQGERIDSRFYGSEYLLVSQRSEKMHRDSVRDWLAKISNEIGIKLHPHLFRHTFATRLLRKGVDLTTVSKLTGHSTINMTAKFFIQTTRQEKQNAVDKL